AACTGGAAGCCGCTCTTGGTTACGACAAGAGCAAATACTCAACCTTTCCGCCGTGGATCCCTATCATGTATGATGAACACCATCTGACCTACAAAACGGCCGAGGGGTGGGCGGTCGGTTCAGCTGATCATGAGGATTGGGCCTATCCCGGGAAACAGTGGCCGAAGAGCGACTGATCCATTAGCGATCCGCGGTTTCCCGCCGAGGCGCCTTGATCGAGAGACCAGCCTTGCGGATGGTATAATAGACAAAAGGCCATGGGTTTCGAAAGATGACCGAAGGTGCGGCGTGGAAACGCGGAGAATGCGGCTGGAGATATCGTCATGAAGAGGATGGGTCAGATTCGCGCATGGAAGCGTAAAATGTGATGAATGCTACGCGAAAACGCAGAGGATGCGTTCTTACCATAGAGCTTTTGGATGCATATCAAAATGCCGTTCTGGCAAATGCGCGAGAATTGCTCGACGAGGCTCAATTGCTGTTGTCGGGGAAGCATCACGCCAGGGCCTATTTTCTTGCCCTCGCTTGTATCGAAGAAACCGGGAAAGCCTATCTTGCCTTTGATGCCAGGGGCAGAGATCTCAGCGATGATGCTGTTTGCATGAAGGTCAAAGAAAGGTTCGAAGACCATTCCAGCAAGATAGTCTCCGCTTTCAAAGCTTGGTCGACATCTACTGATTCTTCCAAAGAGACCCTCAGGATCAGTGTTGGCCTTGTCACTGACATAAAGGATGGACGGGAAAGATCCATGCACGTCGATGTAGATGAGGATGGGACACGCCTGTCCGTTCCTCACGATGTGGTTCGTCCGGCGGCCGCCATGGACTGCGTTAAATTGGCGGCGCTCTGTCTGCATCACACGGAATCATACGTAAAAAAGAACGTTCCCCTCCAAAAAACCTCATATCAGGACAAGTTGCTGAACATAAAGGCAAGCACCCTTAAGTCAATGTTCGGCACGACCGATTTCTGGGAGTATTACGTCGATCAATGCAACAAGGGGGAAACGGACCTGAACAAGGCAATGGTGCTGTACCACGATGCTTACTACCGAAAGAAGAAACAATTTGCGGACAGGTAGGGAACAGCCTTAAGCATGTTCCCTGCCTGTTCCTTGGTCTCTTATGGGTTCCGCACGCTTTTCCTCTTACCGTGCGGGGTCATCCTTTTTCAATGGGCGTTGTTCTCCATGATCTCTCTCAGTTTGCCCCAGTGAGGTGCAAACAATTCCCGCGGCATTTCTTTGAGGGCCGGAGAGATCCTGGGCCTGAACTCCATGGCCGAGATGACGTCCCTTTCCACATCGATACCGGGGGCTATCTCTATCAGTGTCAGCCCGTCCGCCTCCAGGGAGAAGACGGCCCGCTCCGTGACATAGAGGATGGGTTTACGGACCTTCCGGGCATATGTGCCGCTGAAGGTGATCTGTTCCACTTCCTTGACGAATTTTTTCTTTTTGCCTTCCTGGAGGATAACCAGTTTGCCGTCCTGCACCGCGCATTTCGCCCCGACGGTCATGGTGCCTATGAAGACGATCCTCCTCGCGCTGGTCGCGATATTGATGAAGCCGCCTGGCCCGACCACCCGCGGACCGAACTTGCTGACGTTGATGTTCCCGTCGGCATCGACTTCGGCCAAACCCAGGATGCCTGTGGCGAGGCCGCCACCGTCGTAAAAGTCGAACATGAAGGAATGATCGGCAGTGCATTCCGCGTTCCAGGTCGCCGGAAAATCGGAGCCGCTCGTCGGGATCCCGCCGAAGTTGCCCACCTCGGTGGTGAGGGTCACCATTTCGAGGGCGCCTTCCTCGACGGCCACGTTGGCCACGCCCTCGGGCATGCCTATGCCGAGGTTGAGGGTGGAATCGGGCAGCATCTCCATGGCCGCACGGCGAAGGATCACCTTGCGTTCGTTGAGAGGCAGCGGGGGGATCGCGGCAAGGGGCGCGACCGTCTCGCCGCAGAGGGCCGGCTCATAAGCGGTGGCCGCTGTCTGAAGATGGTTCTCCAACTGTGCAACGACGATATGGTCGACAAGCACCCCCGGCACCTTCACTCTCCTGCAATTGAGAGTTCCGGCCTTGGCAATGTATTTTACCTGAGCGATCACGATACCGCCGTTGTTTTTGGCGGCGGTGGCCAGGGACATCGCCTCAAGGTTCAGTGCCTCGTGGGTCATTGTCATGTTCCCTTTTTCGTCCGCTGTGGTGCCCCGGATGATGGCCACATCGATGGGAAAGGGTTTGTAATAGAGATACTCTTCCCCCTCGAATTCTATGAGCTTCACCATTTCTTCTTTGGTGATCTCCGATATGCGGCCTCCCTGCAAGCGGGGGTCAACATACGTGCCGAGGCCGATCTTGGAGATCACGCCCACTTTCCTGCCGGCCATCTGCCGCCACAGCTGGGTCATGACTCCCTGGGGCAACAGGTGGGTTTCGATCTTGTTCTCTGTGACGAGTCTTCCCAGGCGGGGAGCCTGGCCGATATGACCCGCTATCACCCTTTTCACAAGGCCCTCGTGGCCGAAGTGATTCATTCCTTTTGTGTCTCCAAGAGGATAGTCACCGCAGCCGGTGCTGTGGGTGACGGTAAGATCCCGGGGAGATCCCGTTTCGAGGAAGCGTTTCTCGATGGCCATAGCCACTTCCTCAGCAAAACCGAGCAGGCTTGACGAGGTCCAGGCTATCGTCACCCCGTCCTTGATCAACTCAGCCGCACGTTGGGCGCTAATAATTTTAGATGTCATCTGTGTCTCCTTCCACGGCTCCATTGCCAGTGAGATTGTTTAGTCTTGAAATGCGTTTCGGATATCTAGCAAAGAATTGTGCGGGTTTGCTTCATCCTTGACTCTTTCTGTCGACGACTAGAATGCGTTTAATTGTAACACGTTTGTGCGTTTACGGCAATAAAAAGAGAGACGACGAAGATCACAACCGTGCAATTCCGGGGATCACGTTGCCCGCCTACCCTTCCATGTCGGACGCGTCACGTATCGATTCCCAGACGATCTTCGTGATGTACGTGATCTCTTTGTTCATAGCGGTTTGTTTGTTCGTATAGCCGAGATTGAATGTGCAAAACGGGCACGGACCGACCAATTCTTTTGTCTCCGTCTTCTCCAGGAGGTTCTTCGCGATATCAAAGGAAAGCTCCTTGAAGGCAGAGCGGATCCCGCCCCCGGAGCCGCAACAAAGGCTTTCTTGGCGCGACTTCGGTAGTTCATGGACCTCGACGCCGCACCATTTCAACAGCTCCCGTGGCTCCTCCGTGTATCCCTCGACCCGGCCCAGGCGGCAACTGTCGTGATAGGTCGCTTTTCTGTCGATTCTCGTTATGAGACCGGGATCTCGTTTCACACGGTCATAGATGACCTCTACAACGTGGCGAACCTCCAGGTCGACAGTGCCCAGCACCTCGGGATAGAAGTGTTTGAAACACTTGAGACAACCGTTGCAGGGTACGATGAGCTTCGTGATGCCCAGTGTCTTGAACCGCTCCACGTTATTCCGGAAATATTCCCTTGCCAGGGCTACTTCTCCCGATTCGTAGATGTAGGTACCGCAACACCCTTCGTCCTCGAGGATCATGAAATCAATGCCCAGCTTTTTGAGCGCAAGGTAGGAATACCTCGCGGCGTCCTTCACGAGGTAAGAGGGCAGACATCCCATAAATAGCAGGGTGTCCGACTCGCGCGGCTGGAAAGGTTCCGGAAGCCACGCCAGTCTGTTGCCGGGGACTCCGTTCACGGAATTTCCCTTTTCCAGCAACACCTCGATGACCTTCTTGTGGGCAGGCAGGGGACCTTTGCCGCCTTCGACGATGTTGTTGCGGACTTCAGCGACGATCCTGCCGATCTCGATCCTTTCGGGACAGACCGTCTCGCAGGCACCACATTTCGGGCAATTGTAAGAAGCCGTGATGGCGGCCTCGGTGATGTCTTTCCTTTCGAGGACCTCTTCGGCGATCTTCAAACGGCCTTTCGGCGAAAACAGCAGGTTTCCCGTGACCTTATAGGTCGGACAGACCGCAAGGCAGGCGTCGCAGTCAGTGCACTTCTTGATCTGATCGAGCCATTTGTTCATATCTGTTTCCTTTGCGTCT
The DNA window shown above is from Syntrophorhabdus sp. and carries:
- a CDS encoding AbiV family abortive infection protein; the protein is MNATRKRRGCVLTIELLDAYQNAVLANARELLDEAQLLLSGKHHARAYFLALACIEETGKAYLAFDARGRDLSDDAVCMKVKERFEDHSSKIVSAFKAWSTSTDSSKETLRISVGLVTDIKDGRERSMHVDVDEDGTRLSVPHDVVRPAAAMDCVKLAALCLHHTESYVKKNVPLQKTSYQDKLLNIKASTLKSMFGTTDFWEYYVDQCNKGETDLNKAMVLYHDAYYRKKKQFADR
- a CDS encoding acyl CoA:acetate/3-ketoacid CoA transferase yields the protein MTSKIISAQRAAELIKDGVTIAWTSSSLLGFAEEVAMAIEKRFLETGSPRDLTVTHSTGCGDYPLGDTKGMNHFGHEGLVKRVIAGHIGQAPRLGRLVTENKIETHLLPQGVMTQLWRQMAGRKVGVISKIGLGTYVDPRLQGGRISEITKEEMVKLIEFEGEEYLYYKPFPIDVAIIRGTTADEKGNMTMTHEALNLEAMSLATAAKNNGGIVIAQVKYIAKAGTLNCRRVKVPGVLVDHIVVAQLENHLQTAATAYEPALCGETVAPLAAIPPLPLNERKVILRRAAMEMLPDSTLNLGIGMPEGVANVAVEEGALEMVTLTTEVGNFGGIPTSGSDFPATWNAECTADHSFMFDFYDGGGLATGILGLAEVDADGNINVSKFGPRVVGPGGFINIATSARRIVFIGTMTVGAKCAVQDGKLVILQEGKKKKFVKEVEQITFSGTYARKVRKPILYVTERAVFSLEADGLTLIEIAPGIDVERDVISAMEFRPRISPALKEMPRELFAPHWGKLREIMENNAH
- a CDS encoding (Fe-S)-binding protein, with the protein product MNKWLDQIKKCTDCDACLAVCPTYKVTGNLLFSPKGRLKIAEEVLERKDITEAAITASYNCPKCGACETVCPERIEIGRIVAEVRNNIVEGGKGPLPAHKKVIEVLLEKGNSVNGVPGNRLAWLPEPFQPRESDTLLFMGCLPSYLVKDAARYSYLALKKLGIDFMILEDEGCCGTYIYESGEVALAREYFRNNVERFKTLGITKLIVPCNGCLKCFKHFYPEVLGTVDLEVRHVVEVIYDRVKRDPGLITRIDRKATYHDSCRLGRVEGYTEEPRELLKWCGVEVHELPKSRQESLCCGSGGGIRSAFKELSFDIAKNLLEKTETKELVGPCPFCTFNLGYTNKQTAMNKEITYITKIVWESIRDASDMEG